In Trifolium pratense cultivar HEN17-A07 linkage group LG7, ARS_RC_1.1, whole genome shotgun sequence, a genomic segment contains:
- the LOC123898685 gene encoding lysM domain receptor-like kinase 3: MCKSKMAIDASTPKKSKSKSKSTPPSSSSTPTRATSLPKTKSKTKTSSFSDNPSTSYASTSGSTGFHLSTDTSISSRTSLTSLRGTLPENPNIYDFSEICSATNNFLSKRYSSSTPCWHCTLRGADVIIFQRKFRRKLQTSQLRELLSVVCRSHHVSIIKLLGVSISGEHIYLVYEYVHGANLSDCLRNSRNVHFTVLSTWISRMQVATDLAHGLDYIHNKTGLNFNFVHNHIKSSAIVVTEPDFNARVCHFGAAQLCGEAVEENEIATKQLGEITEEGRSKELRSSDVQFEGVRGYMSPEFQSTGVATQKSDVYAFGVVMLELLSGEEPLKFKFDEKRRDFVRISVIESARAAVDGGDGDGSVEGKLRMWVDRRLKDSFPVDVAEKLTRVALDCVHVDPDKRPNMGRVAGKISTLYLKSKNWSDNMKMPDMSFSLGPR; encoded by the coding sequence ATGTGCAAATCCAAAATGGCCATTGACGCCTCCACCCCCAaaaaatctaaatctaaatcAAAATCAACACCACCATCTTCATCATCCACACCCACACGTGCAACCTCTCTCcccaaaacaaaatcaaaaacaaaaacctctTCATTCTCCGATAACCCTTCAACTTCCTACGCATCCACCTCCGGTTCAACCGGTTTCCATCTCTCAACAGATACATCAATCTCAAGTAGAACATCTCTAACATCACTCCGTGGCACACTCCCAGAAAATCCCAACATCTACGACTTCTCCGAAATATGTTCCGCCACAAACAACTTTCTCTCAAAACGCTACTCATCTTCAACCCCTTGCTGGCACTGTACCCTCCGTGGCGCTGACGTCATCATTTTCCAACGCAAATTCCGACGCAAACTCCAAACCTCTCAGCTTCGTGAACTTCTCTCCGTAGTTTGTCGTAGTCACCACGTCAGCATAATCAAACTCCTCGGCGTTTCAATCTCCGGTGAACATATTTATCTCGTTTACGAATACGTTCACGGTGCTAATCTCTCTGATTGTTTACGAAATTCACGAAACGTTCATTTCACCGTTCTTTCTACATGGATTTCGAGAATGCAGGTTGCGACCGATCTCGCTCATGGACTCGATTACATTCATAATAAAACTggtttgaatttcaattttgttcATAATCATATCAAGAGTAGCGCGATCGTTGTTACAGAACCTGATTTCAATGCTAGGGTTTGTCATTTCGGTGCGGCGCAGCTTTGCGGTGAAGCTGTTGAGGAAAACGAAATTGCGACCAAACAATTGGGGGAAATCACGGAGGAAGGTAGATCAAAGGAATTGAGAAGCTCCGATGTGCAATTCGAAGGTGTTCGGGGGTATATGTCGCCGGAATTTCAATCCACCGGCGTAGCGACTCAGAAGTCTGATGTTTATGCTTTTGGAGTGGTGATGTTGGAGCTTTTGTCAGGAGAGGAACCGTTGAAGTTTAAATTTGATGAGAAGAGGCGTGATTTTGTGAGAATTTCGGTGATTGAATCGGCGAGAGCCGCCGTGGACGGCGGCGACGGCGATGGTAGTGTGGAAGGGAAGCTGAGGATGTGGGTTGATAGGAGATTGAAAGATTCTTTTCCGGTTGATGTTGCTGAGAAATTGACACGTGTAGCGTTGGATTGTGTACACGTGGATCCAGATAAGAGGCCTAATATGGGACGCGTTGCAGGGAAAATATCCACGCTGTATTTGAAGTCAAAGAATTGGTCTGACAACATGAAAATGCCTGATATGTCCTTTTCATTAGGTCCTCGTTGA
- the LOC123898684 gene encoding kiwellin-like, with the protein MASISNLMFLSFIFLFNIINIPFITNAQSCQSSGTLNCKGKSFSRFKCSPPVSSSTQALLTLNDFSEGGDGGSPSECDDNFHSNSERVVALSTGWYNGGSRCGRNIRIKARNGRSVTAKVVDECDSVNGCDGEHAGQPPCRNNIVDGSVAVWKALGLNTDVGVVQVTWSLA; encoded by the exons ATGGCTTCCATATCAAATCTTAtgtttttatctttcattttccttttcaaCATCATAAACATTCCTTTCATCACAAACGCTCAATCATGCCAATCCTCTGGCACACTAAACTGCAAAGGAAAATCATTCTCTCGGTTCAAGTGTTCTCCACCAGTTTCATCCTCAACACAAGCATTACTCACGTTGAATGATTTTAGCGAag GCGGAGACGGAGGAAGTCCATCTGAGTGCGATGATAATTTCCATAGCAACTCAGAAAGAGTGGTGGCGTTGTCCACCGGGTGGTATAATGGAGGGTCTAGGTGTGGAAGAAACATTAGAATCAAGGCACGAAACGGGAGGAGTGTGACGGCAAAAGTGGTGGACGAATGTGATTCGGTGAATGGATGTGATGGGGAACATGCGGGTCAGCCGCCTTGTCGTAACAATATTGTTGATGGATCTGTTGCTGTGTGGAAGGCGTTGGGATTGAATACAGATGTGGGTGTAGTGCAAGTTACATGGTCTTTGGCTTGA
- the LOC123898683 gene encoding kiwellin-like, whose product MIHISNGVFLASVFLFNIINIPFLITNAQSSCNGPCNTLDDCSGQLICINDKCDDDPDVGTHICTNPPPPSPSGGGDCKSSGTLKCKGKSHPQFKCSPPISSSTQALLTLNDFSEGGDGGSASECDEQFHKNSERVVALSTGWYNKGSRCGKIIRIMARNGKSVTAKVVDECDSINGCDAEHAGQPPCRNNIVDGSVAVWNALGLDTDVGVEKITWSMVGSNEAYAIFNV is encoded by the coding sequence ATGATTCACATTTCAAATGGTGTTTTTCTAGCTTCTGTTTTCCTTTTCAACATCATAAACATCCCTTTTCTCATAACAAATGCTCAATCGTCGTGCAACGGACCATGCAACACCCTTGATGATTGTTCTGGTCAACTCATTTGCATCAACGACAAATGTGATGATGATCCCGATGTTGGGACCCACATTTGCACCAATCCACCACCGCCATCACCAAGTGGCGGCGGTGACTGTAAATCTTCTGGAACCTTAAAATGCAAAGGAAAATCACACCCTCAATTCAAGTGTTCTCCACCAATTTCATCCTCCACACAAGCATTACTCACGTTGAACGACTTCAGTGAAGGCGGAGACGGAGGAAGTGCGTCTGAGTGCGACGAACAATTCCATAAAAACTCGGAAAGAGTGGTGGCTTTGTCCACTGGGTGGTACAACAAAGGGTCAAGATGTGGAAAAATTATTAGAATCATGGCGAGGAACGGGAAGAGCGTGACGGCTAAAGTGGTGGACGAGTGTGATTCGATTAATGGGTGTGATGCCGAGCATGCAGGTCAACCACCTTGTCGTAACAATATTGTGGATGGATCTGTAGCTGTGTGGAATGCATTAGGGTTGGATACAGACGTGGGTGTAGAGAAAATTACTTGGTCTATGGTTGGATCAAATGAAGCTTATGCAATATTTAATGTCTAA